A single window of Leptospira koniambonensis DNA harbors:
- a CDS encoding lysophospholipid acyltransferase family protein, with protein MNPLKFMESRLGRFSPKYRKLVLRTYVVTLRLVLTVAFPNMIAGIFYAIIGNREKQYVSFLKGSKTWGTAVIKMTKTDLMIKNEMQIPEKGHMIFLNHVNEIDFPYDCLVVNKPYLANQVIKKTLVAYWWMKAMGSQVFETSKAATIAVSVRNLIKGLSTTSYIVYPEGHNSYSEIIQPMQKGMIKLAYENKIPVVVVLKSGITTYQTEPMFAKVGYKFIGRYEPWTHETWESFRDFLYETMSQEKIALDSEVGTVREPVSSKSK; from the coding sequence ATGAATCCACTCAAGTTTATGGAAAGCCGTTTGGGCAGGTTTTCCCCGAAGTATCGTAAGCTGGTATTACGCACCTATGTCGTAACCCTAAGACTGGTACTTACGGTAGCATTTCCGAATATGATCGCCGGGATTTTTTATGCGATCATAGGTAATAGAGAAAAGCAGTACGTCTCTTTTCTAAAGGGTTCTAAAACTTGGGGAACCGCAGTCATTAAAATGACTAAAACGGATCTAATGATAAAGAATGAAATGCAGATCCCTGAAAAGGGTCATATGATCTTCTTAAATCATGTAAACGAAATAGATTTTCCTTATGATTGCCTAGTAGTAAATAAACCGTATCTTGCAAACCAAGTGATCAAAAAAACTTTAGTGGCTTATTGGTGGATGAAGGCAATGGGCTCTCAGGTTTTTGAAACTTCTAAAGCTGCTACAATCGCAGTATCAGTTCGTAATTTAATAAAAGGACTTTCTACTACTTCTTATATAGTTTATCCAGAAGGTCATAATTCTTATTCTGAAATTATACAACCTATGCAAAAAGGGATGATTAAACTCGCATATGAGAATAAAATTCCTGTGGTAGTTGTCCTAAAATCAGGGATCACAACTTACCAAACGGAGCCTATGTTTGCTAAAGTGGGATATAAATTTATAGGAAGATACGAACCCTGGACTCATGAGACCTGGGAGAGTTTTAGAGATTTCTTATACGAAACCATGAGCCAGGAAAAGATCGCATTAGATTCCGAGGTCGGAACAGTGCGTGAACCTGTCTCTTCTAAATCCAAGTGA
- a CDS encoding LIC11274 family protein, which yields MKKLLVFMIAMLVAPVLLHGEAVSMKSYKKRIELLTYLRAIEPVVKNYPGEVKSSGNGQTQADGERLAKYKELKRLYQEGLLYFFEGNYVNSYRRFLESQLGMELLLEELSQAYVERTEEILKTAIEKKNPNNPMDRALVDISVEYGKTSYIRADIKENREAPYTRRMYNPREFHYVVNKYTIEKNMELGYQFLGEAKEARNNALKIEKHLEKHQKLQPEHRKHRIEMYLGAINLCRDARANAMNIFKLKYPYDNYYLQRSDAKSEETRNEIGEVTPGEVVSVEGVTYDFSTNPLVRADNRMSPVFDKRIPDDYRRDAVDILGRVYDDEIDNKLYLRWDAETRKKLLGDKIPPGAAKRKQAAAASQPNK from the coding sequence ATGAAAAAACTTCTCGTTTTCATGATTGCGATGTTAGTCGCCCCAGTTCTATTACACGGCGAAGCCGTTTCTATGAAATCGTATAAGAAGAGGATAGAACTCTTAACATATCTAAGAGCGATTGAGCCTGTTGTAAAAAATTATCCTGGAGAGGTAAAATCCTCCGGAAACGGGCAAACCCAGGCAGATGGGGAAAGACTCGCGAAATACAAAGAACTAAAAAGATTATACCAAGAAGGACTTTTGTATTTCTTCGAAGGGAATTATGTAAATTCTTATCGTAGATTTTTGGAATCCCAACTTGGAATGGAACTTCTTTTGGAAGAACTTTCTCAAGCTTATGTGGAAAGAACAGAAGAGATCCTAAAAACAGCGATCGAAAAGAAAAATCCAAACAATCCTATGGATAGAGCACTTGTGGATATTTCTGTGGAATACGGAAAAACAAGTTATATCCGCGCGGACATTAAGGAGAATAGAGAAGCTCCTTATACCCGCAGAATGTACAACCCAAGAGAATTCCATTACGTGGTGAATAAATACACCATCGAAAAAAATATGGAGTTAGGTTATCAATTCTTGGGAGAAGCCAAAGAAGCTAGGAATAACGCACTTAAAATAGAAAAACATTTGGAAAAACACCAAAAGCTCCAACCTGAGCATAGAAAACATCGTATCGAAATGTATTTGGGAGCGATCAATCTTTGCAGGGACGCAAGAGCCAATGCGATGAATATTTTCAAACTTAAGTATCCTTATGATAATTATTATCTGCAAAGATCTGATGCTAAGTCTGAAGAGACTCGTAATGAGATCGGAGAGGTCACTCCTGGCGAAGTTGTTTCTGTAGAAGGAGTTACTTATGACTTCTCTACTAACCCACTGGTCCGTGCAGATAATAGAATGAGTCCTGTATTCGATAAAAGAATTCCTGATGATTACCGTAGAGATGCTGTAGATATTTTAGGTAGAGTTTATGACGACGAGATCGACAATAAGCTGTATCTTCGTTGGGATGCTGAGACTCGTAAAAAACTTCTGGGAGATAAAATTCCTCCAGGAGCTGCAAAAAGAAAACAAGCTGCAGCGGCAAGCCAACCGAATAAATAA
- a CDS encoding DUF2225 domain-containing protein yields MTATALAQGKKISFRNKEDTVCPICSEVHQRESMFQGGGRLIAGKLTQELRRLYEKNKKFGRVSPNDYVLNVCPRCLYTAFPKDWSSLDADELAKLRESAEIRRKNIESIMGPTDFYQERNLILGAASYLLAIECYQSRKVTVAPTPKKAVCAVRGAWYFDDVNTEFPGLGYDKIRDLLYQKSAGWYTDTMEIMQSGSEPVDAASYLLGPDTDKNWGFDGVIYLSAYLTMKFKEELASDAASKLNLLIRAKRTLSRLYGSGKASKSKPSVIIDMAKELYDEYNKIIEEMGGEK; encoded by the coding sequence ATGACAGCAACTGCATTAGCCCAAGGCAAAAAAATCTCGTTTCGTAACAAAGAAGATACGGTCTGCCCTATCTGTAGCGAGGTCCACCAAAGAGAAAGTATGTTCCAAGGTGGAGGAAGGCTTATCGCAGGCAAACTCACCCAGGAATTACGTCGCTTATACGAAAAAAACAAAAAATTCGGCAGGGTCTCCCCTAACGATTACGTTCTAAACGTATGCCCACGTTGTCTTTATACTGCATTTCCTAAGGACTGGTCAAGCCTAGATGCGGATGAACTCGCAAAATTGAGAGAATCCGCAGAGATTCGACGTAAAAACATAGAGTCCATCATGGGACCTACTGATTTCTACCAGGAAAGAAACCTGATCCTGGGAGCTGCATCTTATCTATTAGCGATTGAATGTTACCAATCCAGAAAAGTGACAGTAGCTCCTACACCTAAAAAAGCGGTCTGTGCAGTCCGAGGTGCCTGGTACTTTGATGATGTAAATACAGAATTTCCAGGTTTAGGTTACGATAAGATCCGGGACCTTCTCTATCAAAAGTCTGCCGGCTGGTATACTGATACAATGGAAATCATGCAGTCCGGTTCCGAACCAGTGGATGCTGCTTCTTATCTACTCGGACCTGATACTGACAAAAACTGGGGATTTGACGGAGTTATTTATCTTTCCGCGTATCTCACAATGAAGTTCAAGGAAGAACTTGCCTCAGATGCTGCTTCTAAACTGAACCTTCTAATCCGTGCCAAAAGAACTCTCTCTAGACTGTACGGTTCGGGTAAGGCTTCTAAATCCAAACCTTCCGTGATCATTGATATGGCCAAAGAACTCTATGATGAATACAATAAGATCATAGAAGAAATGGGCGGAGAGAAATAA
- the truA gene encoding tRNA pseudouridine(38-40) synthase TruA, translated as MTEDPRNYALLIEFDGGCFFGYQSQKQSPTVQEEIEKALEILLKKQTRIWGAGRTDTGVHARGMIVNFKTDSPISNLSKFLLGMNALTDRGLAIHEITEVPLNFNSQFSCTAREYEYLLVNARFPRPVWKNRAFWYQHRIDVSRLREELELLKGEHDFRSLAKATSMRNRRTTTRVIYDACLIESEEEPGLLRLRIKANGFLHNMVRILTGTLFEIAIEKRKETNILKILSSKDRTIAGITLPPYGLYFLKAYYDSVPEIDRMYQSRKEFGGVAR; from the coding sequence ATGACAGAAGATCCTAGAAACTATGCCCTGCTGATTGAATTCGATGGTGGATGTTTTTTCGGATACCAAAGCCAGAAACAATCTCCCACAGTTCAGGAAGAAATAGAGAAGGCTCTGGAAATCCTGCTGAAAAAACAAACTAGGATCTGGGGAGCAGGAAGAACAGATACTGGTGTTCACGCTAGAGGAATGATCGTAAATTTTAAGACGGACTCCCCTATTTCCAACCTGTCGAAGTTCCTACTAGGAATGAATGCACTCACCGACCGGGGTCTGGCAATTCATGAGATCACAGAAGTTCCCCTGAATTTTAATTCTCAATTTTCCTGTACTGCAAGAGAGTACGAATACCTTTTAGTGAATGCAAGGTTCCCGAGACCAGTTTGGAAAAACAGAGCATTCTGGTACCAACATCGGATTGACGTTTCCCGCTTAAGAGAAGAACTGGAACTACTAAAGGGAGAGCATGACTTTCGAAGCCTGGCAAAAGCCACTTCGATGCGGAACCGTAGGACAACTACTCGGGTCATTTATGATGCTTGCCTTATAGAAAGTGAAGAAGAGCCCGGACTTCTTCGTTTACGGATCAAGGCAAACGGTTTCCTCCATAATATGGTCCGGATCCTGACCGGAACACTTTTTGAAATAGCGATCGAGAAGCGCAAAGAGACGAATATATTGAAAATACTTTCTTCCAAAGATAGAACCATAGCAGGGATCACTCTCCCCCCTTACGGATTGTATTTTCTAAAAGCGTACTACGATTCTGTTCCAGAAATAGATCGTATGTACCAAAGCAGAAAAGAATTCGGCGGGGTTGCTAGATGA
- a CDS encoding LIC11270 family surface protein, translating into MISKANRLLCLSSFLLTFFSDCKVGHWEGNATDNPVVSTLFNSRMLLLMKGTYATDSPLDFSEYNNGTGDVYEDPSGDPTFNLSALPKMENLPIYIDIGEIRISSKYQDGLNNLSQIRTVAAAKGFWDNVAPNREVYCTQPYTLNANTCRSLNGEFKMVQFLNGEGAEFPSNDPTSGTNTGLASQYYYTGTYVRSLVTGWGNSPGVDLTKVTFFDNYGVYGFNIVPRLAYAAGTTDKSGYPLVFPLLYAVQAGESDMDFKPGYEPYIFEVRMNLKENLMVHSIKAADGSTAATLISISDWKTKHAGQSDIGGGILSRSRTIYPSNASSLAITGGSGSLTHYFAVFREGETDILEKLPLAATPARNGISKIKYISSGTHKLYCLSDTSYVDGFPDTIVGTPLTFSVPANGNMSTVSLSYSCP; encoded by the coding sequence ATGATTTCGAAAGCAAATCGCCTTCTATGTCTTTCTTCCTTTTTATTAACATTCTTTTCAGATTGTAAGGTAGGACATTGGGAAGGAAACGCCACAGATAATCCAGTGGTAAGTACTCTTTTCAATAGCAGAATGTTACTTCTAATGAAAGGAACTTACGCGACTGACAGTCCTTTAGATTTTTCAGAATACAATAATGGAACTGGGGATGTTTACGAAGATCCTTCAGGAGATCCTACATTCAACCTGTCAGCTCTTCCTAAGATGGAAAATCTTCCCATCTATATTGATATAGGTGAGATACGTATTTCTTCCAAGTACCAAGACGGTCTAAACAATCTTTCTCAGATCAGAACTGTTGCAGCTGCAAAAGGTTTCTGGGATAATGTTGCTCCAAACAGAGAAGTGTATTGTACCCAGCCTTATACATTGAATGCAAACACCTGCCGGTCTCTAAACGGTGAATTCAAAATGGTCCAATTCTTAAATGGAGAAGGAGCCGAATTCCCTTCTAACGATCCTACTTCTGGAACGAATACAGGACTTGCAAGCCAGTACTATTATACAGGAACTTATGTTCGTTCCTTGGTTACTGGTTGGGGAAATTCTCCAGGTGTAGACCTTACCAAAGTAACCTTCTTTGATAACTACGGCGTTTATGGATTTAATATAGTTCCAAGACTAGCATATGCTGCTGGAACTACTGACAAATCAGGTTATCCATTAGTATTCCCGCTTCTCTATGCAGTACAAGCTGGAGAATCGGACATGGATTTTAAACCTGGATACGAACCTTATATTTTCGAAGTAAGAATGAACCTTAAGGAAAATTTAATGGTTCACTCTATCAAAGCTGCTGATGGAAGCACTGCTGCGACTCTAATCTCTATCAGTGATTGGAAAACAAAACATGCAGGTCAATCCGATATAGGCGGAGGGATCTTATCCAGATCCAGAACGATATATCCAAGTAACGCTTCTTCTTTAGCGATTACAGGCGGTTCTGGAAGTTTAACTCATTACTTTGCGGTTTTCAGAGAAGGTGAAACGGATATTCTTGAAAAACTTCCGTTAGCCGCGACACCAGCAAGAAATGGGATCTCAAAAATCAAATATATCAGTTCAGGAACTCATAAATTATACTGTCTTTCGGACACTTCTTATGTGGACGGTTTTCCGGATACAATTGTAGGAACTCCGCTCACATTTTCCGTCCCTGCGAACGGAAATATGAGCACCGTTTCTTTATCTTATTCTTGTCCTTAA
- a CDS encoding adenosine kinase, translating to MKHYDVFGIGNALVDILIPTEDSFLQKMGWNKGIMTLVDAEVQGGVLTALDGHKKELRSGGSAANTMIALANSGGTGTYTGKVTEDTYGEFYKQDMEKAGILFEVPPSKEGHTGTCVILTTPDAERTMLTHLGISSTLTKQDLDLEKLKASSYSYVEGYLWDGPSTKEACLLAMEESKKAGVKVAFTFSDPFCVNRSREDFLKLTKDYCDLVFCNAEEAKALAAVESKEDALKFISSICKNVMMTDGSNGAFVSVNGTISHIGGFPAQNLLDTTGAGDCFAAGVLYGLTHGFSPENAARWGNYVASRIVQEIGPRLSVRLMGRQEEILGKV from the coding sequence ATGAAACATTACGACGTATTCGGAATAGGGAATGCACTTGTGGATATTCTAATCCCTACCGAAGATTCTTTTTTACAAAAAATGGGCTGGAACAAGGGAATTATGACCCTGGTGGACGCAGAAGTGCAGGGTGGAGTTCTTACTGCTCTGGATGGACATAAAAAAGAATTAAGATCAGGTGGAAGCGCGGCTAATACAATGATCGCGCTCGCAAATTCAGGCGGAACTGGAACTTATACCGGAAAAGTAACTGAAGACACTTACGGGGAATTTTACAAACAGGACATGGAGAAGGCGGGTATCTTATTCGAAGTTCCTCCTTCTAAAGAAGGACATACCGGAACCTGCGTAATCCTAACTACTCCAGATGCAGAAAGAACAATGCTCACTCACTTGGGGATTTCTTCTACATTGACCAAACAAGATTTGGATCTGGAAAAACTGAAGGCATCTTCTTATAGTTATGTAGAAGGATATCTTTGGGACGGACCTTCTACAAAGGAAGCCTGCCTTCTTGCGATGGAAGAATCCAAAAAAGCGGGAGTAAAAGTAGCATTTACTTTCAGCGATCCATTCTGTGTAAATCGTTCCAGAGAGGATTTTCTAAAACTTACAAAAGATTATTGTGATTTAGTTTTTTGTAATGCAGAAGAAGCAAAGGCACTGGCTGCTGTCGAATCCAAAGAAGACGCCTTAAAATTTATCTCTTCCATTTGTAAAAATGTAATGATGACAGACGGATCAAATGGGGCATTCGTTTCCGTAAATGGAACTATCAGTCATATAGGTGGATTTCCAGCTCAGAATTTATTAGATACTACTGGAGCAGGGGACTGCTTTGCTGCAGGTGTACTTTACGGACTGACTCATGGATTTTCACCTGAGAATGCAGCAAGATGGGGAAATTATGTTGCATCCAGGATTGTACAAGAGATCGGACCTAGACTTTCTGTCAGACTTATGGGAAGACAGGAAGAAATATTAGGAAAAGTTTAA
- a CDS encoding 50S ribosomal protein L11 methyltransferase has product MKYKEIRVSIPKDFAEEFSAYLDEWQVAGYYEILFDREEPRKPGEEIISDNTPIRVYLAEDDVQSEAKIWIYLRTVAPEDSFAESRWIETKEYEEAYKEFYKPFSVGVFWVVPTWEKEDWEKNKKSEQKDSLPVYINPGLAFGTGHHETTRLVLSRLGSIDLKGKKVADIGAGSGILSVAAAKLDASKIIAVDIDPNAVRSSTFNRDENGISDQVLVVEEGGFDHPQVSSEKFDLCVANITFAVLKANMEKIAGLHTDHFLFSGVITERKEEFLELLSSQVRGKLVYETSWNGWELIEWTRK; this is encoded by the coding sequence TTGAAATACAAAGAGATCAGAGTTTCCATTCCGAAAGATTTTGCGGAAGAATTTTCCGCATACTTGGACGAATGGCAGGTGGCAGGATATTACGAGATCCTATTTGATAGAGAAGAACCCAGAAAACCTGGAGAAGAGATCATCTCAGACAATACTCCAATCAGGGTGTATCTTGCAGAGGATGATGTTCAATCCGAAGCAAAAATTTGGATCTATCTGCGAACAGTAGCGCCAGAAGATTCTTTCGCAGAATCCAGATGGATAGAAACAAAAGAATACGAAGAAGCTTATAAAGAATTTTATAAACCGTTTTCAGTCGGAGTTTTCTGGGTGGTACCTACCTGGGAAAAAGAAGATTGGGAAAAAAACAAAAAGTCTGAACAAAAAGATTCACTCCCAGTGTATATCAACCCTGGACTTGCATTTGGAACAGGACATCATGAAACCACTCGTTTGGTTTTATCCAGACTTGGCTCAATTGATCTGAAAGGGAAGAAGGTTGCAGATATTGGCGCTGGTTCAGGCATCTTATCTGTCGCAGCAGCAAAATTAGACGCATCTAAAATTATCGCAGTGGATATCGATCCGAATGCAGTTCGCTCTTCTACTTTTAATAGAGATGAAAACGGGATATCGGATCAGGTTTTAGTAGTAGAAGAGGGTGGATTCGATCATCCACAAGTATCTTCCGAAAAATTTGATCTATGCGTTGCTAATATCACATTCGCAGTCTTAAAGGCGAATATGGAAAAGATCGCAGGACTTCATACGGATCATTTTCTTTTCAGCGGTGTGATCACCGAACGAAAAGAAGAATTTCTGGAACTTCTATCTTCCCAAGTCAGGGGTAAACTTGTATATGAGACCTCCTGGAATGGCTGGGAATTGATAGAATGGACCAGAAAGTAA
- a CDS encoding PrsW family glutamic-type intramembrane protease — MSLEVILLAVASIFPWGFYLIYTQPNTGREKRFFFIIFFALVLGWISTELVLRASALLWPETEINAKVAKSILSQTAFLAFVKAGMMEELCKSILIVLLSLTLAYDWKKKEFLPETFLVGGFVALGFAGIENYHYILTAKEDDRIHTFILRTLKSSNAHLLINLCFALCLIKSNQKRFPEKYWYILSGFLLAVVQHGLFDFFVIPVGRFGHWAATALFVGIWVWIVKDRRVYLKEEKIYKIHKENPREEEYSQSVPEIIR; from the coding sequence ATGAGTTTGGAAGTAATTCTTCTTGCAGTCGCAAGTATTTTTCCTTGGGGATTTTATCTCATCTACACCCAACCAAATACTGGCAGGGAAAAACGTTTCTTTTTTATAATATTCTTCGCATTAGTTTTAGGCTGGATCTCCACTGAGTTAGTACTTAGAGCAAGTGCTTTGCTTTGGCCTGAAACAGAGATCAATGCAAAGGTAGCGAAATCAATTCTATCTCAAACAGCATTTCTTGCATTTGTAAAAGCAGGAATGATGGAAGAATTGTGTAAATCTATTCTGATCGTTTTATTATCTCTTACATTGGCCTATGATTGGAAGAAGAAAGAATTTCTTCCGGAAACATTTTTAGTAGGTGGATTCGTAGCCTTAGGTTTTGCCGGAATAGAAAATTATCATTATATTCTAACTGCAAAAGAAGATGATAGGATCCATACTTTTATTTTAAGAACATTAAAATCTTCGAATGCACATTTACTCATTAATTTATGTTTTGCACTTTGTCTGATCAAAAGTAATCAAAAACGATTTCCGGAAAAGTATTGGTATATTCTTTCCGGGTTCTTGCTCGCCGTAGTTCAGCATGGACTATTCGACTTTTTTGTGATCCCAGTCGGAAGATTTGGGCATTGGGCAGCGACTGCACTCTTCGTAGGGATCTGGGTTTGGATCGTGAAAGACAGAAGAGTGTATTTGAAAGAAGAAAAAATCTATAAAATACATAAAGAAAACCCCCGCGAGGAAGAATATTCCCAATCGGTTCCAGAGATAATCCGTTGA
- a CDS encoding TonB C-terminal domain-containing protein produces MKKEISQKEKLVFWGINFLSWTSPISMIGFGVFFPLGVIFLFPKEPRVLRPAFHSVFLQVILGLFLFSLEILFLIFPKAEEVFSAFVLLSSEDPSTFGFLVLTLMFLLGLTLFFLQARHIRKELKPNDARPLILNPVLIFLTVFCLILFTHYLTYSDIFRAKMATFAVFSESVWIFFFTAIGLAELLSGKRPFFLFRKPWAWFVRQTRDSFAEEEGDSPASARKRRNAKVRDVILAGWGHIYTGRLWRGFPILFVYLLGLLLFATFFFSWWEPALGIRFLASLGLKPGLSDKKFFEVASSFWIWSAILTVLISINVFSGWLLRRTFHSKTPLLGLSPGFENNLGLSVLVHLIVLCLILLMPTTIAFQKESKSRPTDHFTPENQAEFYFIDPNLPDEVKGLNGGVITGTDTPNNTQGEKIPEEKVSDEGRVKGEVKRIKGKKLPPTYSNYISAKMRTFESFMDYWRSAPRNYSCVVAYTITPDGDVVDVELVQNSSYPEQDQRTLELIENLSPMMPPPGTKGYIRVTELFWNGPLDAKAMPTPLQQELVNMFDGRYMEEL; encoded by the coding sequence ATGAAAAAGGAAATTTCGCAGAAGGAAAAACTAGTCTTTTGGGGGATCAATTTTCTCTCTTGGACCTCTCCCATTTCTATGATTGGGTTCGGGGTTTTTTTTCCTCTGGGAGTCATCTTCCTATTTCCGAAAGAGCCTAGGGTCCTTAGGCCAGCATTTCATTCCGTATTTTTACAAGTAATCCTCGGACTATTCTTATTCTCTTTAGAAATTCTATTTTTAATTTTTCCAAAAGCAGAAGAGGTATTTTCAGCATTCGTTCTGCTCAGTTCTGAAGATCCGAGTACGTTTGGTTTCCTTGTTTTAACTCTGATGTTCTTATTAGGCCTCACGTTATTTTTTCTGCAGGCAAGACATATTCGGAAAGAATTAAAACCGAATGATGCGAGACCTCTTATTCTAAATCCGGTCTTGATCTTTCTAACAGTATTCTGTTTAATTCTGTTTACTCATTATTTAACTTATTCTGATATCTTCCGGGCGAAGATGGCGACATTCGCCGTATTCTCAGAAAGTGTTTGGATTTTCTTTTTTACTGCGATCGGACTTGCAGAACTTCTATCAGGCAAAAGACCTTTCTTCTTATTCCGTAAACCTTGGGCATGGTTTGTAAGGCAGACTAGAGATTCATTTGCGGAGGAAGAAGGGGATTCACCTGCTTCTGCCAGAAAACGTAGGAATGCAAAAGTAAGAGATGTGATCTTAGCTGGTTGGGGTCATATCTATACAGGACGTTTATGGAGAGGATTTCCTATCCTGTTTGTATACCTTCTTGGATTATTATTATTTGCTACGTTCTTCTTTTCTTGGTGGGAACCTGCATTGGGGATCCGCTTTCTTGCAAGTTTAGGTTTAAAACCTGGGCTTTCTGATAAAAAGTTTTTTGAAGTAGCTTCCTCCTTTTGGATTTGGTCTGCGATCTTAACTGTATTAATTTCTATTAATGTTTTTTCTGGTTGGTTGCTTCGAAGGACTTTCCATTCTAAAACACCACTGTTGGGTCTAAGTCCAGGTTTCGAAAACAATCTGGGATTGAGCGTTCTTGTTCACTTGATAGTGCTCTGTTTAATTTTACTTATGCCTACTACTATTGCTTTCCAAAAAGAAAGTAAATCTCGTCCTACAGATCATTTTACTCCTGAGAATCAGGCTGAATTTTATTTTATAGATCCAAATCTTCCTGATGAAGTGAAAGGATTGAATGGTGGAGTAATCACTGGAACGGATACTCCGAATAATACCCAAGGTGAAAAAATCCCGGAAGAGAAAGTTTCTGATGAGGGAAGAGTAAAAGGAGAAGTTAAGAGGATCAAAGGAAAAAAACTTCCTCCTACTTATTCCAATTATATCTCCGCAAAAATGAGAACTTTTGAATCCTTTATGGATTATTGGAGAAGTGCTCCTCGAAATTATTCATGCGTTGTAGCTTATACGATTACTCCGGATGGAGACGTTGTGGATGTGGAACTTGTACAAAACTCTTCATATCCAGAACAAGACCAAAGAACTTTGGAACTGATTGAAAATTTATCTCCTATGATGCCTCCTCCTGGAACCAAAGGTTATATCCGAGTCACTGAACTTTTCTGGAATGGACCACTGGATGCTAAGGCAATGCCAACACCTTTACAACAAGAATTGGTGAATATGTTTGATGGCCGTTATATGGAGGAATTATGA
- a CDS encoding glycine--tRNA ligase has protein sequence MEKKETLDSSLKDIVSVCKRRGFVYPGSEIYGGLSNTFDYGPYGAELLHNLKRLWWKHFVHLREDVVGLDSSILLNPKVWEASGHVSNFTDPLIDCKNCKTRIRADKFLEDQKGEGAATGLNLEKMNEVIKAGNFACPNCGNRGTFTEARDFNLMFKTSHGASAEDSQDIYLRPETAQGIFINFKNVISTTRNKIPFGIAQIGKSFRNEIMARQFVFRTREFEQMEMEFFCEPGTQKEWFSHWVDYCVKFLTDHLGLKKENLKIREHDKEELSFYSEATSDIEYKYGFGWGELWGIASRTDYDLSQHEKFSGEDLKYQDQAANKKYVPYVVEPALGLNRLFLAVVSDAYAEEKLADGETRTVLRFAPQVAPVKIGIFPLMKKDGLPELAKSIYANLSSLGNLEYDEGGAIGKRYRRQDEIGTPYCITVDYDSLTDKSVTVRERDSMSQERISIDSLKSYFANKIL, from the coding sequence ATGGAGAAAAAAGAAACCCTAGATTCCTCTCTCAAGGATATTGTATCCGTTTGTAAAAGAAGAGGATTTGTTTATCCCGGATCCGAAATTTACGGAGGACTTTCCAATACCTTCGACTACGGCCCTTACGGAGCCGAACTTCTCCATAATTTAAAAAGACTCTGGTGGAAACATTTTGTCCACTTGAGAGAAGACGTTGTCGGACTCGATTCTTCTATCCTTCTCAATCCAAAAGTATGGGAGGCATCCGGACATGTTTCTAATTTTACCGATCCACTCATCGATTGCAAAAATTGTAAAACTCGTATCAGAGCGGACAAATTTTTGGAAGATCAAAAAGGAGAAGGAGCCGCAACAGGACTGAACCTTGAAAAAATGAACGAGGTCATCAAAGCAGGAAACTTTGCCTGCCCAAATTGTGGTAATAGAGGAACATTCACTGAAGCAAGAGACTTCAACTTAATGTTCAAAACTTCTCATGGAGCTTCCGCAGAAGATTCACAAGATATTTATCTTCGTCCGGAAACAGCCCAAGGTATTTTTATCAATTTTAAGAACGTTATCTCTACAACCAGGAACAAGATCCCATTTGGGATAGCTCAAATCGGTAAATCATTCCGTAATGAGATCATGGCGAGACAGTTCGTATTCCGCACCAGAGAATTCGAACAGATGGAGATGGAATTTTTCTGCGAACCAGGAACTCAAAAAGAATGGTTCTCTCATTGGGTGGATTATTGTGTTAAGTTCTTAACAGACCATCTTGGATTAAAAAAAGAAAATCTAAAGATCAGAGAGCATGACAAGGAAGAACTTTCTTTTTATAGCGAAGCCACTTCAGATATCGAATACAAATATGGATTCGGATGGGGAGAACTTTGGGGTATCGCTTCCAGAACTGATTATGATCTTTCTCAACATGAAAAATTCTCCGGAGAAGATCTGAAATACCAAGACCAGGCTGCCAATAAAAAGTATGTGCCTTATGTGGTAGAACCTGCACTCGGCTTAAATAGATTATTCTTAGCCGTTGTTTCGGACGCTTACGCAGAAGAAAAACTGGCGGATGGAGAAACAAGAACAGTTCTTCGTTTTGCTCCTCAGGTAGCTCCTGTTAAGATCGGGATCTTTCCCCTAATGAAAAAAGACGGACTTCCTGAACTTGCAAAATCAATTTATGCAAATCTATCTTCTTTAGGTAATTTAGAATACGACGAAGGCGGCGCTATCGGAAAAAGATACCGCAGACAGGACGAGATCGGAACTCCTTATTGTATTACAGTAGATTATGATTCTTTAACAGATAAATCTGTTACGGTAAGAGAAAGAGATAGTATGTCCCAAGAAAGAATCTCTATCGATTCTTTGAAGTCGTACTTTGCGAATAAGATTCTTTAA